In Bacteroidales bacterium, one genomic interval encodes:
- a CDS encoding glycoside hydrolase family 43 protein — MSSVLALTVLFSLFFDTHVTAGNKTSGNGPIFSGFIYQGNDKVYKENPLEPNEFYNPILQGCYPDPAITRKGNDYYLVCSSFAFFPGVPIFHSNDLVNWKQIGHVLNRSSQLKVHDAGMSAGVYAPDIRYNPHNDTFYMITTQFAGGFGNIAVKTKDPAKGWSDPYKLNFGGIDPAFFFDDDGKAYVVHNDAPDTGKELYNGHRVIKIWEYDLYKDQVIAGTDKIIVNGGVDITQKPIWIEAPHIYKKNERYYLMCAEGGTGGWHSEVIFVSDNPKGPYMPAPNNPILTQRYFSSNRKNKVDWAGHADLIEGPDGKYYGVFLAIRPNEKDRVNTGRETFILPVDWSGEFPVFENGLIPISPKLIMPKGIENKNGKEGFIPNGNFTYTDNFNNKQLDYRWIGIRGPREDFVDLTKNGLKIKPFDTNIKEIKPTSTLFFRQQHNIFSATVTMDYTPVSEKDLAGIVCYQKESFNYLFGVTKKDKDYYLVLQRTENGKSIILAKQKIDTNKPIQLQVEANGDDYKFNYSINNPDFKNLGTVSGDILSTNVAGGFTGNLIGLHTTSSNDIEL, encoded by the coding sequence ATGTCTTCCGTACTGGCATTAACTGTTCTCTTTTCCTTATTTTTCGATACTCATGTTACAGCAGGTAATAAAACATCCGGGAACGGACCGATTTTTAGCGGATTTATCTATCAGGGTAATGATAAGGTATATAAAGAAAATCCCTTAGAACCAAATGAGTTTTATAATCCGATACTACAGGGCTGTTATCCCGATCCTGCTATCACACGCAAGGGGAATGACTATTATCTGGTATGTTCATCATTCGCTTTTTTTCCCGGAGTACCTATTTTCCATTCCAATGATCTAGTAAACTGGAAGCAGATAGGGCATGTCCTGAATCGCAGTTCGCAACTTAAAGTGCATGACGCGGGTATGTCCGCAGGTGTATATGCGCCCGATATACGCTACAACCCTCATAACGACACCTTTTATATGATTACAACCCAGTTTGCAGGAGGATTCGGAAATATAGCCGTAAAGACAAAAGATCCCGCAAAAGGATGGAGCGACCCGTACAAGTTGAATTTTGGAGGAATAGATCCTGCGTTTTTTTTCGATGATGATGGGAAGGCCTATGTTGTACACAACGACGCCCCCGACACAGGAAAGGAACTTTACAACGGGCATAGGGTGATCAAAATCTGGGAATATGATTTATATAAAGACCAGGTAATTGCGGGAACTGATAAGATAATAGTAAATGGAGGTGTGGATATAACACAAAAGCCTATATGGATCGAAGCTCCCCATATCTATAAGAAAAACGAACGTTATTATCTGATGTGTGCCGAAGGCGGTACAGGGGGATGGCACAGCGAGGTAATATTTGTAAGCGATAATCCCAAAGGACCTTATATGCCCGCACCAAACAACCCGATACTTACTCAAAGATACTTTTCGTCAAACAGGAAGAATAAAGTGGATTGGGCGGGGCATGCTGATCTTATTGAAGGACCTGACGGCAAGTACTATGGAGTATTTTTAGCCATCCGGCCAAATGAAAAAGACAGGGTGAATACGGGTAGAGAGACTTTTATTTTGCCTGTGGACTGGAGCGGAGAATTTCCTGTATTCGAAAATGGACTTATTCCGATATCTCCCAAGTTGATAATGCCTAAAGGAATAGAAAATAAAAATGGTAAAGAGGGATTTATTCCAAATGGAAATTTCACATATACCGACAATTTCAACAATAAACAGTTAGATTACAGATGGATTGGTATAAGAGGTCCTCGCGAAGACTTTGTCGACTTAACGAAAAACGGGTTGAAAATAAAACCGTTTGATACGAATATAAAAGAGATAAAACCCACATCGACACTTTTTTTCCGCCAACAGCACAATATATTCTCCGCCACAGTGACCATGGACTATACACCTGTGTCGGAAAAAGATTTAGCAGGCATTGTATGTTATCAAAAAGAAAGCTTCAATTATTTGTTTGGGGTAACGAAAAAGGATAAGGATTATTATTTAGTTTTACAAAGAACTGAAAATGGTAAATCTATAATATTGGCAAAACAAAAGATAGATACGAATAAGCCGATACAACTACAGGTTGAAGCAAATGGTGACGATTACAAATTCAATTATTCTATCAATAACCCGGATTTTAAAAACTTAGGGACAGTATCAGGAGACATTCTTTCAACGAATGTTGCAGGAGGATTCACCGGTAATCTGATAGGTCTACATACAACTTCGTCAAATGATATTGAGCTATGA
- a CDS encoding glycoside hydrolase 43 family protein — protein MKTKKSIKTASILFTISALAINMYAQKAHNPIIWADVPDMSMIRVGDTYYMSSTTMHMNPGTPFMKSKNLVDWEMASYTYETLGTLDAYELENSKNAYAGGTWASSLRYHNGKFYVSTFSNNSGMNYIFSTKDPDKTPWEVRSFRPMVHDHSLFFDDDGRIYIVSCGGNIGIREMKSDLSGIKDYENTIVVENADAVTGKERGLPAEGAQMFKVNGKYFIFLITWPKGGMRTVLLYRADHIMGPYEGKVVLEDKGVAQGGFIDTPDGKWYGYFFRDYGSVGRIPYLVPMKWVDDWPAFGDNGIVPEYLDINAKQPAIPAIIASDDFARKTGEPDLPLVWQWNHHPNNDYWSVKKRPGFLRLTTFRIDESFLNAKNTLTQRTFGPECSGIVAMDVSKMKDGDLAGLSLFQRKYGLVGVKMINGKKYIFAGNSQEADKENENYNEVASIPFQGKTIYLKVEADFKEMADIGYFYYSLDGKNWRSIGKPLKMAYSMPHFMGYRFALFNYATKKMGGYVDFDYFKVDSKISVK, from the coding sequence ATGAAAACAAAAAAATCCATAAAAACAGCAAGCATATTATTTACTATAAGTGCCTTAGCAATAAATATGTATGCCCAAAAGGCCCATAATCCTATTATATGGGCAGATGTTCCCGATATGTCGATGATAAGGGTAGGTGATACCTATTATATGAGCAGTACAACAATGCATATGAATCCCGGTACTCCCTTTATGAAGTCGAAGAATTTAGTGGATTGGGAGATGGCAAGTTATACATACGAAACTCTTGGAACATTAGATGCATATGAGTTAGAAAACAGTAAAAATGCCTATGCCGGAGGTACATGGGCAAGCAGTTTGCGTTATCACAACGGAAAGTTTTATGTCTCTACGTTTTCCAATAACAGTGGGATGAATTATATTTTTTCAACAAAGGACCCGGACAAAACACCATGGGAAGTACGATCATTCAGGCCTATGGTGCATGACCATTCACTTTTTTTCGATGATGATGGAAGAATTTATATTGTCAGTTGTGGAGGTAATATTGGAATCCGTGAAATGAAAAGCGATTTAAGCGGAATCAAAGACTATGAAAATACAATAGTCGTTGAGAATGCTGATGCAGTTACCGGAAAAGAGCGGGGCCTTCCGGCTGAAGGAGCTCAAATGTTTAAAGTAAACGGGAAATATTTTATTTTTCTTATAACCTGGCCGAAAGGGGGCATGCGTACAGTACTGCTCTACCGTGCCGATCATATTATGGGGCCTTACGAAGGTAAAGTGGTTCTTGAAGATAAAGGTGTTGCCCAGGGAGGTTTCATCGATACGCCAGATGGCAAATGGTATGGTTATTTCTTTAGGGATTACGGCTCAGTGGGACGTATACCATATCTTGTACCAATGAAATGGGTAGATGACTGGCCTGCATTTGGAGATAACGGCATCGTTCCTGAATATTTGGATATTAATGCGAAACAGCCTGCAATACCAGCTATCATCGCTTCTGACGATTTCGCACGAAAAACGGGAGAACCTGATTTGCCACTGGTGTGGCAATGGAATCATCATCCTAATAATGACTATTGGTCTGTAAAAAAACGCCCGGGATTCCTTCGGCTTACCACATTCAGAATAGACGAAAGTTTCTTGAATGCTAAAAACACATTGACCCAAAGGACTTTTGGTCCCGAATGTTCAGGAATAGTAGCTATGGATGTCAGCAAAATGAAAGATGGGGATTTAGCCGGGTTAAGCCTCTTTCAAAGGAAATACGGACTGGTTGGTGTGAAAATGATAAATGGGAAAAAGTATATCTTTGCAGGAAATTCGCAGGAAGCCGATAAGGAAAACGAAAATTACAATGAAGTAGCATCTATACCTTTTCAAGGGAAAACAATTTACCTTAAGGTGGAAGCCGATTTTAAAGAAATGGCAGACATCGGGTATTTCTATTACAGCCTTGATGGGAAGAATTGGAGATCGATCGGGAAGCCTTTAAAAATGGCTTATAGTATGCCTCATTTTATGGGATACCGCTTTGCTCTGTTCAATTATGCGACAAAAAAGATGGGTGGATATGTTGATTTCGATTATTTCAAGGTAGATAGTAAAATATCGGTTAAATAA
- a CDS encoding MmcQ/YjbR family DNA-binding protein, whose amino-acid sequence MNIEEFREYCLSIKGSTESLPFRADNILALKVMDKMFAYITLEPKDGVFRVNLKCDPEKSMELRERFWGITETDFKTPSWNLVTLESDVPDDLIKELIQHSVDEVIKKLSKRKQDEYLNQ is encoded by the coding sequence ATGAATATTGAAGAATTCAGGGAATATTGTTTATCCATAAAGGGCAGTACAGAATCGCTTCCCTTCCGGGCAGATAATATCTTAGCCCTTAAGGTAATGGATAAAATGTTTGCTTATATTACATTGGAACCTAAAGACGGCGTATTCAGAGTGAATCTCAAGTGTGATCCTGAAAAGTCGATGGAACTACGGGAAAGGTTTTGGGGAATAACTGAAACTGATTTTAAAACCCCATCATGGAACCTGGTTACTTTGGAAAGCGATGTACCGGATGATCTGATCAAAGAATTAATCCAACATTCGGTAGATGAGGTGATAAAAAAACTATCCAAGCGTAAGCAGGATGAATACCTGAATCAGTGA
- a CDS encoding response regulator, translating to MINNIEILIIDDHIETAKAYADLIEIKCQLSSKAVSNIEEAISYVTKCPIKVIVIDQVMPIPGTDMFERLKKLNPYLKAIMVSGEATFQDSIKAQKLGYMDFLHKKDIKELPERIFTLYTEYEAGLTQNKTIPVDKIIFSKKDYTLFKVIKTEYILIDYKVINENFVFESSWKTKEKINKGESKTTTIELQTIEKSIISEEAYSKSKTKFGTNDKLLSGINIVLEDSLSTSYKIEIEKEKKESHSQSIILELDGEEIDGKPVISKNYEVAQVYMQLLLHIKKICNSCGDFKTFPMIIYKPINKIAFRQINYTECKSQKVDTGFLSW from the coding sequence ATGATAAATAATATTGAGATTCTAATAATAGACGATCATATTGAAACAGCTAAAGCATATGCTGATTTGATAGAAATAAAATGCCAATTATCATCAAAAGCAGTTTCAAATATTGAGGAAGCAATAAGTTATGTTACTAAATGCCCTATTAAAGTGATAGTAATTGATCAAGTAATGCCTATACCGGGAACTGATATGTTTGAGAGGTTGAAGAAACTAAATCCATATTTGAAAGCCATTATGGTCAGCGGTGAAGCCACATTTCAAGATTCGATCAAGGCTCAAAAACTAGGTTATATGGATTTTTTACACAAAAAAGATATAAAAGAGTTGCCGGAACGTATTTTTACATTATATACAGAATATGAAGCAGGATTAACTCAAAACAAAACAATCCCTGTAGATAAAATCATTTTTTCAAAGAAAGATTATACTTTATTTAAAGTTATAAAAACAGAATATATTCTTATTGATTACAAAGTGATTAATGAAAATTTTGTTTTTGAAAGTTCTTGGAAAACAAAAGAAAAAATAAATAAAGGAGAAAGTAAAACTACAACTATTGAGCTTCAAACAATTGAAAAATCTATCATATCAGAAGAAGCTTATTCTAAGTCAAAAACTAAATTTGGAACTAATGATAAACTTCTCAGTGGAATTAACATAGTGTTGGAAGACTCTTTATCGACTTCCTATAAAATAGAAATAGAAAAAGAGAAGAAAGAATCTCACTCGCAGTCGATAATATTAGAATTGGATGGAGAAGAAATTGATGGAAAGCCTGTTATCTCAAAAAACTATGAAGTTGCACAAGTTTATATGCAATTATTATTACATATAAAAAAAATATGTAATTCTTGTGGTGATTTTAAGACTTTTCCTATGATTATTTACAAGCCAATCAATAAAATAGCATTTAGACAAATTAATTACACGGAATGTAAATCTCAAAAAGTAGATACTGGCTTTTTGTCTTGGTAA
- a CDS encoding GHKL domain-containing protein, whose amino-acid sequence MEVLNWVFFISASLGCIFSIIGCLVNVSDDDDGQGLGLNIFTFLSVGLIFYSTANLFNEKIVLIIFWILLGITLALSLYVTYKCFTRDDKEWSNISVSILLNAILGFCIYTSFNINTNHTVVGSEIVFNGYKSVLPIFDIILVFWIPLFILLFFYWKFKNRKEKQIIVESKVHHDNMMEEILERLYFMFREYYSYRKNNDSWYMFMDEAESLLQFSKIDDELKYRIIKNIRKLENRKINSKNISRETFRDILLYGYNNDSNDIYTSRIDNSEYLMENITERIQSIIKQELRVSNKGNTADLKDVIDGLSKIRDSLDNHQPQSYSHQQNFIREIFHCLMTPISQMDAALMNVEASILIKEPIVERNLKSIKAGIELSKSFLVAYRQLAFFAYNNQDEDRINIVDGINSAELLYQEVNKKEVEYEHINIPKTIDGYSSNFILAILLPLIENAICAAKDKSVLKIQFIEDSNEWLLKITNSTAISINKENLYKVGYSSKAGHTGTGLSIVRNLIANIENSSVNFDVIEGLVITTLIIPKNDK is encoded by the coding sequence ATGGAAGTTCTTAATTGGGTATTTTTTATTTCTGCATCTTTGGGATGCATCTTTTCTATAATTGGATGTTTGGTAAATGTTAGTGATGACGATGATGGACAAGGTTTGGGGCTTAATATCTTTACTTTTTTGAGTGTAGGGTTGATTTTCTATTCAACAGCAAATTTATTCAATGAAAAAATTGTTTTGATAATATTTTGGATCCTTCTAGGAATTACATTAGCACTTTCTTTATATGTGACCTACAAATGTTTCACTCGAGATGATAAAGAATGGTCTAATATATCTGTTAGTATCCTTTTAAATGCTATTCTAGGATTTTGTATTTATACTTCGTTTAATATTAATACAAATCACACAGTGGTGGGTTCTGAGATCGTATTCAATGGATATAAATCGGTTCTCCCTATTTTTGATATCATACTTGTCTTTTGGATCCCATTATTTATATTATTGTTTTTCTATTGGAAGTTTAAGAATAGAAAAGAAAAACAGATCATTGTCGAGTCTAAAGTACATCATGATAATATGATGGAAGAAATACTTGAAAGGTTATATTTTATGTTTCGAGAATATTATTCTTATAGAAAGAATAATGATTCATGGTATATGTTTATGGATGAAGCCGAGTCTTTATTGCAATTTTCAAAAATAGATGATGAATTGAAATATCGGATAATTAAAAATATTCGCAAGTTAGAAAATCGTAAAATAAATAGTAAAAATATATCAAGAGAAACTTTCCGAGATATATTATTATATGGTTACAATAATGATAGTAATGATATTTATACATCTAGAATTGATAATTCTGAATATTTGATGGAGAATATAACAGAACGAATTCAAAGTATCATAAAACAAGAGCTTAGAGTCTCAAACAAGGGGAATACCGCTGATTTAAAGGACGTTATAGATGGATTGAGTAAGATTAGAGATTCATTAGATAACCATCAACCCCAGAGTTATTCACATCAACAAAATTTTATCAGAGAAATTTTTCATTGCTTAATGACCCCTATTTCTCAAATGGATGCTGCTTTAATGAATGTTGAAGCATCCATTTTGATTAAAGAGCCTATAGTTGAGCGGAATCTTAAATCAATAAAAGCAGGAATAGAGTTGTCAAAATCTTTTTTGGTTGCTTACAGACAGTTGGCGTTTTTCGCATATAACAATCAAGATGAAGATCGTATAAATATTGTGGATGGTATAAACTCAGCAGAATTATTATATCAAGAAGTTAACAAAAAAGAAGTTGAGTATGAGCATATAAATATACCAAAAACTATTGATGGGTATAGTAGTAATTTTATTCTTGCGATTCTTTTACCATTAATTGAAAACGCTATTTGTGCAGCAAAAGATAAAAGCGTTTTAAAGATACAGTTTATTGAGGACAGTAATGAGTGGCTATTAAAAATCACAAATTCTACTGCCATTTCAATTAATAAAGAAAATTTATATAAAGTAGGCTATTCATCTAAAGCAGGTCATACAGGAACTGGACTTTCAATTGTAAGAAATTTGATTGCAAATATTGAAAACTCTTCTGTGAACTTTGATGTGATTGAAGGTTTAGTAATAACAACTTTAATAATTCCCAAAAATGATAAATAA
- a CDS encoding response regulator transcription factor has product MIKVHITDDHRMFVEGLTASINGSGIAQVTGVSYSLEECRRLLSPETADVLLLDISLPDGNGIDFCVEIHQEYPDMKILVLTSHDEYSIVKRVMANGASGYILKNSLSEEVIAGIETVMNNEIFLCDEVDILLEEHTDKPVWLSSREQELLKLIVDGYSNQEMAEKLFLGIETIKTYRKNLIQKLGAKNSMILVKMAIEKKLI; this is encoded by the coding sequence ATGATAAAGGTACATATAACTGACGACCATAGAATGTTTGTAGAAGGTTTAACTGCTTCTATCAATGGATCCGGCATTGCCCAGGTAACAGGTGTTTCTTACTCGCTCGAAGAGTGCCGCAGGCTGTTGTCACCCGAAACAGCAGATGTATTACTTCTTGATATTAGTTTACCGGACGGAAATGGTATTGATTTTTGTGTGGAGATTCATCAGGAATATCCTGATATGAAAATTTTAGTTCTTACTTCCCACGATGAGTATTCTATTGTCAAACGTGTGATGGCGAATGGAGCATCGGGCTATATCCTTAAAAATTCTTTGTCGGAAGAGGTGATTGCCGGTATTGAAACTGTAATGAATAACGAGATCTTTCTTTGTGACGAAGTGGATATCCTTCTGGAAGAACATACGGATAAACCGGTCTGGTTATCTTCCAGAGAGCAGGAACTACTTAAACTTATTGTGGATGGGTATAGTAATCAGGAAATGGCGGAGAAACTTTTTTTAGGTATCGAAACGATAAAAACGTACCGTAAAAACCTTATTCAGAAACTTGGAGCTAAAAACTCCATGATTCTGGTAAAAATGGCTATCGAAAAGAAATTGATTTAA
- a CDS encoding sensor histidine kinase — MYVIFLICFICLFSNSLFSQTQDVDSLLHVLNTQGQELTSEKRMQLYWDILLCYWSTDLDKNILYAEEAIQFAEKNNNNPWAARFYRAICISYYRKDQFDLALQAGEKAVKYAVKAGNKKEENAAYLEIANTYMTAGNREMALKSYIDILPALESAQQYDLQAYALINVANLHYNNDERAFNYLKKARTIAEKHNIIGAMNSIYSSIGGIYNERGQQDSAIISILKSYEISKEINDKGDIIISTQMLAGLYGDMNDLENAGKFANECLDNAIIYGDQQKLRVAWVVMAKANMDMKRYKEADTYAYKAWMADSTDLQQAGNASILLCQSNIFLGNHEKADYFLRQYKLIRDRLSDKSLHNSLADMEIKYETEKKEIRILSLEKEKQLYTWLSIAGGLAILMSLGVLFYRKRLDIQKQKTMEQEREIARQKVERLEQEKQLVATQAILDGETAERSRLARDLHDGLGGMLSVVKLNLEKELDPVAISEQTPDQYGKAMKMLDESIVELRRIAHHMMPESLMHSGLKVSLEDFCRSIPNAHFQFIGEDSRLDPRLEVVLYRCAYELINNAVKYANASNINVQLLIEKKIIALTVDDDGIGFDPDKVITGTGLENIRARVLTYHGKMTVRSASGEGTEIILEIESI; from the coding sequence ATGTACGTAATATTTCTCATCTGTTTTATATGTCTGTTTTCTAATAGTCTTTTTAGTCAGACACAGGATGTTGACTCTCTGCTTCATGTATTGAATACACAAGGGCAGGAGTTGACTTCTGAAAAAAGAATGCAATTATATTGGGATATACTACTTTGTTACTGGAGTACGGATCTGGATAAAAATATTTTATATGCCGAAGAGGCCATACAATTTGCTGAGAAAAACAACAATAACCCGTGGGCAGCCAGATTCTACCGTGCAATATGTATATCTTACTACCGTAAAGACCAATTCGACCTGGCATTGCAAGCAGGTGAAAAAGCGGTCAAATATGCTGTGAAAGCGGGAAATAAGAAAGAGGAAAATGCCGCTTATCTGGAAATTGCGAATACATATATGACTGCCGGAAACAGGGAAATGGCGTTGAAGTCGTATATTGATATACTACCGGCACTTGAAAGTGCACAACAATATGACCTACAGGCATACGCACTCATTAATGTAGCAAATCTTCATTATAACAACGACGAACGTGCATTCAATTACTTAAAAAAAGCCCGGACAATAGCTGAAAAACACAACATAATCGGAGCAATGAATTCGATTTACTCATCCATAGGCGGTATATACAACGAAAGAGGACAACAGGATAGTGCCATCATCAGTATATTGAAATCCTATGAGATCAGCAAAGAGATAAACGATAAAGGAGATATAATTATTTCTACACAAATGCTCGCAGGACTGTACGGCGATATGAATGATCTGGAAAATGCCGGGAAATTTGCCAACGAATGTCTGGATAATGCAATTATATATGGAGATCAACAGAAATTGCGTGTGGCATGGGTGGTAATGGCAAAAGCAAACATGGATATGAAGCGCTATAAAGAAGCAGATACATACGCTTACAAAGCATGGATGGCTGATTCGACAGACCTGCAACAAGCCGGAAATGCAAGTATTTTATTATGCCAATCCAATATATTTTTAGGCAATCATGAAAAAGCCGATTACTTTTTAAGGCAATATAAGTTAATACGTGATCGGCTAAGTGATAAAAGTCTCCACAACAGCTTAGCTGATATGGAAATAAAATATGAAACCGAAAAGAAAGAGATACGTATCCTGAGTTTGGAAAAAGAGAAACAGCTTTATACTTGGTTGAGTATAGCGGGAGGCCTTGCTATACTCATGTCTTTGGGGGTATTATTCTACCGGAAAAGATTGGATATCCAGAAACAAAAAACAATGGAACAGGAACGTGAGATTGCCCGTCAAAAGGTAGAACGATTGGAACAGGAAAAGCAACTCGTTGCTACCCAGGCTATCCTGGATGGAGAAACCGCTGAACGTTCCAGGCTTGCCCGTGACCTGCACGATGGACTGGGCGGGATGTTATCTGTGGTAAAACTTAATTTAGAAAAAGAACTTGATCCTGTTGCTATAAGTGAACAAACCCCGGATCAATATGGTAAGGCTATGAAAATGTTAGACGAATCAATCGTTGAGCTCCGCCGTATAGCCCATCATATGATGCCGGAATCCCTGATGCATTCCGGTCTGAAAGTATCGCTTGAAGATTTTTGCCGGTCCATTCCCAATGCTCATTTCCAGTTTATAGGAGAAGACTCCCGTTTAGATCCACGTTTGGAAGTGGTGCTATACCGTTGTGCGTATGAACTGATCAACAACGCTGTTAAATATGCTAATGCCTCTAATATAAATGTCCAGTTGCTGATAGAAAAAAAAATAATAGCTTTGACTGTAGATGATGACGGGATAGGTTTCGACCCGGATAAGGTGATCACAGGTACAGGTTTGGAAAATATACGGGCACGGGTACTGACTTATCATGGTAAAATGACTGTCCGTTCGGCCTCAGGAGAAGGAACAGAAATCATCTTAGAAATAGAATCGATATGA
- a CDS encoding InlB B-repeat-containing protein, which produces MKNIWLITLISIALGITSCSKDDNKETTVYTVTFDTDGGDPVPAIQKIKSGSTVTAPATNPTKTGYAFMYWYLKGASSAYNFQSPVNNDITLFARWQDETTVEYWQVSWNLNEGSWPSDDNHATQVVKGGTLAEPAAPTKSSYTFDGWYKESVLTNKVTFPYNVNNLTENFTLYARWITETDPGDPDEPHKTDNDLRLAGYYLAYTINITEQYKKGLKPSYIENEEGETIVRVNYNPNGTMDYLYFYLYVYKVIYYYDRPMLTFRAGDIDYGRQALSALMNNTYNYDNDPGIIMSYFGSFSGSSVFTSLSNLRALANNDGITEEVYKKIAFPDGSYKLIVFVRKNEKTFGKYVGYSTSTGKSFRYWCIDPDDPSFGKSFTMSIPFDI; this is translated from the coding sequence ATGAAGAATATTTGGTTGATTACTTTGATAAGCATTGCATTAGGTATCACATCCTGTTCAAAAGATGACAATAAGGAAACTACTGTTTATACTGTTACTTTCGATACTGATGGAGGAGATCCTGTTCCTGCTATCCAAAAGATAAAATCCGGAAGTACAGTGACTGCACCCGCTACTAATCCCACTAAAACCGGTTATGCTTTTATGTATTGGTACCTGAAGGGTGCAAGCTCTGCCTATAACTTTCAGTCGCCTGTAAATAACGACATCACACTGTTTGCCAGATGGCAGGACGAAACAACTGTTGAATACTGGCAGGTGTCGTGGAATCTGAACGAAGGATCATGGCCCTCAGACGACAACCACGCTACACAAGTCGTAAAAGGTGGAACACTTGCCGAACCTGCCGCACCGACAAAAAGCAGTTATACGTTTGATGGTTGGTATAAGGAATCAGTTTTAACCAACAAAGTAACCTTCCCCTACAATGTAAACAACCTTACAGAAAATTTCACACTGTATGCCAGGTGGATCACAGAGACAGACCCGGGTGATCCTGACGAGCCACATAAAACCGACAATGATCTGAGGCTTGCTGGTTATTATCTGGCATATACCATAAATATAACTGAACAGTACAAAAAAGGTCTAAAACCATCGTACATTGAAAATGAAGAGGGAGAAACAATAGTGAGGGTTAATTATAATCCTAATGGAACTATGGATTATCTTTACTTTTACCTTTACGTTTATAAAGTTATTTATTACTACGATCGACCTATGTTAACTTTCAGGGCGGGAGATATTGATTATGGACGGCAGGCATTGTCAGCGCTTATGAATAATACGTATAATTATGATAATGACCCGGGTATCATCATGTCTTATTTCGGAAGCTTTTCGGGTTCGAGCGTATTTACATCCTTAAGTAATCTAAGAGCTCTGGCAAACAACGACGGAATCACCGAAGAAGTATACAAAAAAATAGCTTTCCCGGATGGTAGCTACAAATTGATTGTGTTCGTCAGGAAAAATGAAAAAACATTTGGCAAATACGTAGGCTACTCCACTTCCACAGGAAAAAGTTTTCGTTATTGGTGTATTGACCCCGATGATCCATCTTTTGGAAAGTCATTCACTATGTCAATTCCATTTGATATTTGA
- a CDS encoding DeoR/GlpR family DNA-binding transcription regulator produces the protein MRQINLHNKVLSVDLSTLLNVSEDTIRRDLKELADAQLIKRVHGGAVNKSMVRPFIADQNIYSLEEKIKIASKAIKLLKNDMVLLFEGGTTMFEVAKSIPDNLNLTVFTISPQIAIALSEHKNIDVYTIGGKLNRNSNIHVGTRTINVLRRVQYDMCFMGVNALSVDRGLTDIDIDVVEVNRAMLDASNKTVFISISEKLNVEKRYQVAELSSVDFLVTELSPDDQLLKPFKDNFNNLNIL, from the coding sequence ATGAGACAGATAAATCTTCACAATAAGGTTTTATCTGTTGATCTTAGCACATTGCTTAATGTATCGGAGGATACCATCAGAAGGGATTTAAAAGAGTTAGCTGATGCCCAGTTAATAAAGCGAGTCCATGGCGGTGCAGTAAATAAGTCAATGGTCAGGCCGTTTATTGCAGATCAAAATATTTACTCGCTGGAAGAAAAAATAAAGATCGCTTCAAAAGCTATAAAACTTTTAAAAAACGATATGGTTCTGCTCTTTGAAGGGGGGACAACTATGTTTGAAGTGGCAAAAAGTATTCCGGATAACCTTAACCTCACTGTTTTTACTATCAGTCCTCAAATAGCAATTGCCTTATCGGAGCATAAAAACATTGATGTGTATACCATTGGTGGAAAACTGAATAGAAATAGCAACATTCACGTAGGTACCCGTACCATCAATGTGCTTCGCAGAGTGCAATATGACATGTGTTTTATGGGCGTAAATGCATTATCTGTTGACCGGGGACTTACAGATATCGATATTGATGTTGTTGAAGTAAATAGAGCTATGCTCGACGCTTCCAATAAAACAGTTTTTATTTCGATCTCTGAAAAACTAAATGTGGAAAAAAGATACCAGGTTGCAGAATTATCGTCAGTGGATTTTTTGGTGACCGAGTTGTCTCCTGATGATCAATTATTAAAACCATTCAAAGATAATTTTAACAATTTGAATATCTTATAG